Genomic segment of Xanthobacter dioxanivorans:
GGCTATCGCGGCATCGACACCTGCGAATTGCTGTTCACGGACTACCGCGTGCCGGTGGACCGGCTGGTGGGTGGCAAGGAGGGCTTCGGCCTCAAGCAGGTTCTCTCCGGCCTGGAGCTCGGCCGCATCAACGTGGCGGCCCGCGGCGTGGGCGTGGCCCGCGCGGCCCTGGAGGAGTCCCTGAAATACGCCCAGGTGCGCAAGACCTTCGGCAAGCCCATCTGCGAGCACCAGGCCATCCAGCTCATGCTGGGGGAGATGGGCACGCGGGTGGAGGCGGCCCGCCTCCTTGTGGAGCAGGCGGCGCGGGCCTTCGACCGCGGCGAGCGTTGCGACATGGAGGCCGGCATGGCGAAATACTTCGCCACCGAGGCGGCGCTCACCAACGCCACCGACGCCCTGCGCATCCACGGCGGCTACGGCTATTCCAAGGAGTACAATGTGGAGCGGCTCTATCGCGATGCGCCCCTCCTGACCATCGGGGAGGGCACCAACGAGATGCAGCGCATCATCATCGCCCGCCAGCTGGTGGAAAGGAACCCGGCATGAGCCTACCACTCGAGGGCGTCCGCATCGTCGCGGTCGAGCAGTATGGCGCTGGCCCCTTCGGCACCCAGCACCTGGCGGATCTGGGGGCCGAGGTCATCAAGATCGAGAACCCGCTGGAGGGCGGCGACGTGGGCCGCATGGTGGGCCCCTATTTCTTCGAGCCGGGGGACAGCCACTTCTTCCAGTCGTTCAATCGCAACAAGAAGAGCGTCACCCTGGACCTGAAGAGCCCCGAGGGCCAGGAGATGTTCAAGGCGCTGGTGGCCACGGCGGATGCGGTGTTCGACAACCTGCGCGGCGACCTGCCGGAGAAACTGGGCGTCACCTATGACGCCCTCTCCTCCGTCAATCCGGCCATCGTGTGCTGCCACCTCTCGGCCTATGGCCGGGAGGGCTCGCGCAAGGCGTGGCCGGGCTATGACTACCTGATGCAGGCCGAAGCCGGCTATTGCTCCCTCACCGGAGAGCCGGACGGGCCGCCCGCGCGCTTCGGCGTTTCCATCATCGACATGATGACGGGCACCACCGCCGCCATGGCGCTGCTTGCGGCCCTGGTTTCGGCCCGTGCCACCGGCAAGGGGCGCGACATCGATACCTCGCTGTTCGACGTGGCGATCCACAATGTGAACTATCTCGGCACCTGGTACTTGAACGAGGGGGTGAAGACCGGCCGCCTGCCGCGCGGCGCCCACCCCTCACTGACGCCCAGCCAGATGTACAGGACGAAGGACGGCTGGCTCTTCATCATGTGCAACAAGGAGAAGTTCTGGCCGATCCTGGTGCGGCTCATCGAGCGCCCGGAATGGGCGAGCGACCCGCGCTATTCCAGCTTCAAGGCGCGCCTTGCCAACCGGGATGCGCTCACCGCCGACCTCGATGCCGCCCTTTCCACCCGCACCACCGCCGAATGGATCGCGCTGTTTGCCGGAAAGGTGCCTGCGGCCCCCGTCTATGACGTGGCGCAGGCGATGGATAGCGATTATGTGCAGGAGCAGGGCCTGATCGCGGACGTGCCTCACCCCGCGCGCGGCACCATCAAGACGCTCGCCTGCCCGGTGCGCTGCCCCGGCGAGGACCTGCCGCTGCGGCCGGCGCCCAGGCTCGGCGCGCACAACGAGGAAATCCTCGGGCCGCTCGACACAGCGAAGGCGCGGCCCAGACAACCGGTGTATGGCGACGCCTCATGACCCAGTCCTCTCCCCAGCCCCTCGGCGCAGGGCAGCCCCGCTACCATGCCCTCGCCCAGACGCTGATCGACGACATCACTTCCGGCCGCTATGCGGTCGGCTCGCTTCTGCCGACGGAACACGAGCTGTGCGCGCAATTCGGCGTCAGCCGCCATACCGTCCGCGAAGCGATCCGGCGCCTGGCGGATCTCGGGCTGGTGACGCGGCAGCCGGGGGTGGGCACGCGCGTGCGCGCCATGAAGAGCGCCTCGCGCTATGTGCATTCGAGCACGGGATCGGGCGACCTGTTCCAGTATGTGCGCGACGTGAAGCTGGTGGTCGCGCAGCAGATCGAGGTCATCGCCGACGAGGATCTGGCGGAGCTTCTGGAGTGTCAGCCGGGCCAAGCCTGGCTCAAGGTTGCGGGTGAACGCCGCGTCGCCGGAGAAGACCAGCCTATCGCGCTCTCCGAGGTCTTCATCATGTGGCCCTATCGCGACGTGTTGAAGGGCGTCAATGCGCCGGACCTGCCGCTCTATGCCATGATCGAGCAGCGCTATGGGGTGGTGGTCACCGAGGTGCGCCAGCAGATCAGCGCCGTGGCCATCGACGAGGAGAGTGCCAGGGTGCTGGGCGTGGAGCCGGGAACGGCGGGCCTCAGGGTGATCCGCAAGTATCTCAATGCGGCAGGCAACATCATGGAGGTCGCGGTGAACCTTCATCCGGGCGACCGCTTCAGCCATTCCATGACGCTGCGCCTCGAGAGCGACCAGGCCCCGGGACGCGGCGCATGAGGGCGCAAGGGGTAACCCCGCCGGGTGGCGGGGCGCTGTTTCCGCTCGCCGTGACCATCACCATCCAGGCGCTGGTGTCCCTGGCCTCCCTTGCCGCGCCGGTCATGGCGCCGGCAGCGGCGCGGACCACGGGGCTGGCGGCCGAGATGGTGGGCCTCTTCGTGGGGATCGCCTACGCCACTGCGAGCCTGTCGAGCCTCGTTTCGGGCGATATGGTGCGCCGGTGGGGCGCCATTCGCATGAGCCAGGTCTCGCTCCTGCTCTGCGCCCTCGGGCTCTCTGCGGCGGCCACGGGTACGCCCGCCATGATCCTCCTCGCGGCCGTGCTGATCGGCCTTGGCTACGGGCCAGTGACGCCGGCGAGTTCGCACATCCTGGTGCGCACCACACCGCGCCACCGCATGGGGCTCACCTTCTCCCTGAAGCAGACGGGTGTGCCCCTGGGCGGCATGCTGGCCGGCCTCTTCCTGCCGCCGCTCATCGGCGGCCTGGGCTGGCAGATGGCGGCGCTGGTGGTGGCCGGCCTGTGCGTGGTGGCGACAATCGTCACCCAGAGCATCCGCGCGCGGCTGGACGATGACCGCGATCCCGCCCGGGCCATCTCCGCCAAGGCGCCGCTGCGCGCGCTCCAGTTGGTGCTGACCACGCCGGCCATCCGCGACATGGGCGTGTGCTCCTTCTTCTTCGGTGCCATGCAGCTCTGTCTCACCACCTTCCTGGTGATCTACCTCACCACCGCCCAGGGCATGGGGCTCGCGCTGGCGGGAACCATCCTCGCGGTGGCGCAGGTGGCGGGCGTGGCGGGGCGCATCGGCTGGGGCTGGCTCTCCGACCGCTTTATCCCGCCCCGCCGGCTTCTGGGCCTTCTGGGCCTTGCCATGGGGGCGGCGGGCATGACCTTCGCCGCCGCCGGCACCACCTGGCCTGTCGCCGCCTTCATGCTCCTCGCTGCCATCTTCGGCGCGAGCGCCATCGGCTGGAACGGCGTCTTCCTTGCGGAGGTGGCCAATCTCGCCCCCGCCGGGCAGGCGGCGACCGTGTCGGGTGCGAGCCTCTTCATCACCTATGCGGGCGTGGTGGTCGGTCCGCCGGCCTTCGCGCAGGTGGTGGCGCGCACGGACAGCTTCTCCGTGGCCTATCTCGCCATCGGCAGCGTCATGGTGCTGGTGGGCCTCTTCCTCATCCTGACGCGGTCCGGCCCCAGCCGGCGCCCGCAGCCCATCTGAACCGTCGGAACCACTCCGCGGAGGCAGGACATTGACCCATCGCACTTATCTCTTCGTGCCCGGCGACCGGCCGGAGCGGTTCGACAAGGCCGTGGCGGCCGGTGCCGACGTGCCGGTGCTCGATCTCGAGGACGCCGTGCTGCCGGACGCCAAGGGGCGTGCCCGCTCGGCCATCCGCGATTGGCTGGCGGCCGGCGGCCGCGCCGCGGTCCGGATAAACGGCATCGGCACCCATTGGCACGAGGAGGATGTGGCACTCCTCGCCACCCCCGGGGTCACCCACGTCATGCTGCCCAAGGCGGAGGACGCGGCGGCCCTGGCCGCCTTCGCCGCCCGGCTGCCCCAGGGGCTGCCCATCGTCCCGCTCATCGAGAGCGCCGTGGGCCTGTGCGAGGCGCGCGCGCTGGCGGCGGTGAAGGGCGTGCGCCAGCTGGCGTTCGGCTCGGTGGATTTCCAGTTGGACACCGGCATCGAGGATGATATCATCAGCCTTCTCTATGCCCGCTCCTGCCTTGTGATCGCCTCCGCCGCGGCGAGTATCGCGCCCCCGGTGGACGGCGTCACCGTCGCCCTGGACGACGAGGAGCGCCTTTTGGCCGACGTGCGGGCCGCCCGCGGGCTCGGCTTCGCCGGCAAGCTCTGCATCCATCCCAAGCAGGTGGCGGCGGTGCACCGGGGCTTCGCGCCCGATGCGGCCCAGCTCGCCAAGGCTTCCGCCATCGTCGCTGCCGCCGACAGCGCCGGCAACGGCGCGGTGCGGCTGAACGGCCAGCTCATCGACCGGCCAGTGGTGGAACGGGCGCGCCGCCTGCTCGCCCAGGCGTTCTGACGGGCCAAAAAAGTGTGGGAGAAAACAACAAGATGACCCATCCCGAGCGCATCACGGACGAGCTGGAGCTGATCAAGCGCCACGTGCCCGTTCAGGGAGGCCATCTCCTCGATCTCGGCTGCGGCAGCGGGGACATGACGCGGCGCCTCGTGACGGAAGGCGGAGCGGCCTCGGCCCTGGGGCTGGACATCGAGGCGGCCGTGCCCGTTCAGGCCGCACCGGTGGCGGGCGTCGCTTTTCGCGCCGGGCGGGCCGAAGCCCTCGATCTGGCGGATGCCAGCTGCGACGGCGTGCTGATGCTGAAATCCCTGCATCACGTGCCGGTGGATCACATGGATGAAGCCCTTGCCGAAGTGGCGCGCGTGCTACGACCCGGCGGTGCGCTCTACGTGTCCGAGCCTGTGGCCCGTGGCCCGTTCGACGAGATCATGCGCAATTTTCACGATGAGGCGCAGGTGCGCGCCGCCGCGCAGGATGCGCTGCGGCGGGTGGGCGCCTTGCGCGTGATGGAGGATTTCATCTTCCTCTCGCCGATCGCCTTCCCGGATTTCGCGAGTTTCGAGCGGCGCATGATGACGCTGCCGACCCTCGTCCAGCCGATCACCCCCCAGATGCGGCAAGCCACCGAAGACGCCTACCGTGAGCGCGCGGCCGCGGACGGTAGCTTCTCCGTGGAGCGGGAATTCTCTGTCAAGGTCATGCGCCGGCCCTGAAAGGCAGGCATCCGGGCGGGGAAAGCCTTCCGCCGTGGCCTCCGGCAACGGCGCCAAGGCTGACCGCGGCAGCGGTCGTCAAATGGTGCCGGCGGGCGGGCTCAAATGCCGAGGCGTGGTCCCTGCCGCCGACGATCCGACGCCCCCTTCATGTCGCGCCGTCAACTGGTTTCGTGGCAGGCTGACGCGATGGGAGCGGGCCCGACAAAATTCATATGCGCCGATGCGCGAGGGAGCGGGCCATGAAACGCTCGCATCCGATTGCCGCCTCGAAGCGAGGGACTGGTTTTTGGAAGATGTCGCTTCAAGAGCCCCTGCGCTCCGCATTAAAATCCATGTCAAATCAACTGCCAAGCTCGCTTGCGTGATGTCCCAGGGCAATCGGGTGAAGAAGGGCGTGACATGCGGGTGAAGTGCTGAATCTGTCGAGGTCCTCTGATTCGCTAGAGGACAGGTTCGATGGATTTGGCGGCTGATGGCGACGAGGCGGTCGCCGAGACGGTTGTATTTTTGAGCTATTTCGAGGGTCTGCCGGATCCGCGCCAGCCTGGTAAGGTGATGTATCCGCTTGCCGAGGTGCTGCTCCTGTGTCTGCTGGCGGTGCTGGCCGGGGCAGAGACCATCACCGACATCGCCCGCTTTGGTGAGAAGAAGCTCGATCTTTTGCGCCGCTTCCGGCCGTTCGCCGCGGGCACGCCAGCCCATGACCACCTGGGCGACATCCTCGCCACCCTCGACGCCGAGGCGGTCCAGCGCTGCTTCGTGGCCTGGGTGGCGGCCATGATCGGGGTTCCCGTGGGTGTGGTGGCGATCGACGGCAAGACCTCTCGCCGCTCGAAGGACGCCAAGGAGGCCATCCACATGGTCTCGGCCTTCGCCGCCCGCCAGCGCCTGGTGCTGGGTCAGGTCAGGGTGTCCGACAAGGCCAACGAGATCGTCGCCATCCCCAAGCTGCTGGACATGCTGGCCATCGAAGGCGCCGTCGTGACCCTCGACGCCATGGGCTGCCAGCGCGCCATCGCCCAGAAAATCCTGGACAAGAAGGCCGACTACATCCTCGCCCTGAAGGGCAATCAAGGCTCGCTGCGCCAGGATGTCGAGCTGTTCGCCAACGAGCAGAAAGCCAATGACTTCAAGGACGCCGCCATCAGCCGGCACGAGAGCATCGACGGCGACCACGGCCGCATCGAGACCCGCGCCGTCACCGTCATTCACGACATCGGCTGGCTGCAAGAGCGTCACCAATGGCCCGGCCTGGCGAGCCTCGTCATCGTCGAGAGCACCCGCGAGACCGGCGACAAGATCGAGCGCGAAAGCCGCTTCTATATCACCTCGCTGACCCTCATGGCCGTCCACATCGGCACCTTCGTCCGCGATCACTGGGCCGTCGAGAACAGCCTCCACTGGGTCCTAGACATGGTCTTCCGCGACGACGAATGCCGCCTGCGCACCGACCACGCCCCCGCCAACTTCACCACCCTCAAACACATGGCCCTCAACCTCATCCGACGTGCCAGGTCCAAGGACTCCATCCGCCTCAGACGCAAGGTCGCCGCCTGGGACGACGAGTTCCTGATCAGCCTCATCGCCGCTTAAAGGCGTTCACCCGATTCCCCTGATTTGCTCGGTGAATCGCCTCCCAAAATAATCACAGAGCACGCGCGTCAAGGCGCGGACCTCGCGGAAGAGCAAAACACACAACCATGCGCAATTGCCTTCCACGGGACGCCGTCCCCGGCAGGCCGCAACTTGACAGCCCCTGGCGGCGGCATTCACGTATATAAACGACGTTCATAAGAGCGGCGGCAAGCTGCGGTTTCAAGGGAGGGTTGTGATGCTCGTTCCGATATCCGCGACCGGCGGAGATCAGACACATGTGGTGAAATCAGCCGTCCGGACCCTGGAAATCCTCGAGTTCTTCGACGAGGTGCGGCGGCCGGCGAACGTGGTGACTGTGTCCGATGCGCTCGGCTATCCCCAGTCCAGCACGGCGGCCCTGCTGCGCAGCATGGTGACCATGGGTTATCTGCAATATGACGCACGGGCGCGCACCTACATGCCCACCGATCGTGTCTCCCTGCTCGGAAGCTGGATCTGCCCCCCGCTGTTCGAGGACGGCGCGCTCCTGCGGATGGTGCGGGCGATCCAGAGCCGCACCGGCCAGCTCGTCCTCATCGGCGCGCGGAACGGCGATTTCGCCCAGTATGTCCATGTGCTCAAGCAGCCACAGGCGGTGGCCCACCACATCCAGACCGGCATGAAGCGGCCGATCACGACCTCCGGCGTTGGACATGCGCTGCTCTCGGCGCTCCCGGACCACGACGTGCGCCGCCTCGTCCATCGTATGAACGCCTATGCCGGCGCGCCGCAGGACAAGGTGGACATCGCCGAGCTCCTGGCTCAGCTCGCCCGCGTCCGGCGGCGCGGATACGCCTTCTCCAAGCACCGGGTGGTGGAGAATTACGGCATGATCGCCGTCAAGCTGCCGTCCGAGTTCACCTCCCGGCTGCTCGTCATCGGCATCGGCGGCTGCGTCGACGCGCTCCAGGCGCGCGAAGGCGAGCTGGTCACCGTCGCGCGCGAGGAGATGGCCCATTATCTCGCCGGCAAGCGCCCCGGGGACGAAGGCGGCTTCAGGCTGCGCCTCGTGTCGGACCAGCCGGCCGCCGTGCGGCCACGGGCCGAGCAGGAGACGGTCTGAATATCCGCCGGCGAGATGGGGCGGTTCGCCTATCTCGCCACACGCCTCAGAACCCCTGGAAGACGATCTTGCCCACCACCTCGCGCCGGACCAGGCGGCGCGAAGCCTCGGCGAAGTCCCGGAAGGGCATGACCGCGTCCACGGCCGCGGTCATGCGACCGGCCCCCAACAGCTCGAACGCCGCGCGCATGCCCTCCCTGAGCCTCGGGTCGCGGGTGCGGAACAGGCGGTCCAGGGACGAGCCGTGGACCTCGATGTCCTTCAGCAGCAGGTAGTTCGCCGGGATCTGGGGGATCTGCCCGGAAGCGAAGCCCACGATCACGAAGCGCCCGCCCGGCCTGAGGCAGCGCAGCAGGCCGTCCACGTCGGGCCCGCCCACCATGTCCACCACCACGTCGACGCCCCCGATGTCCTCGGCCTTGAGGGCGTCCCTCAAGGCGGTCGTGCCGGCGGGGAGCAGATCGGAGCGCAGCACCACCTCCGCCCCGAGCCGCCGCACCGCCTCGGCCTTGGCGGCGGAGGAGACGAGCGCGACCACATGGGCGCCGAGGTGGCGGGCCAGTTGAATGGCCGCGGTGCCCACCCCGCCTGCGGCCCCGGTCACCAGCACCCATTCCCCCGGACCGAGGCGCCCCCTGAGCCTGAGCGCGCCGACAACGGTGGCCAGGACGATGCCACTGGCCGCGCCGGCCACATCGTCCACCGTGTCCGGCAGAGGCTGGCACGCGTGGTCCGGAGCCACCGCATATTCCGCGAACGCTCCGAACGGCGGCTGCGCCGCCACGCGCTGCCCCACCGAAAGTCCCTCGACGCCGCTGCCGAGCGCCACGATCTCGCCGGCGAGGTCGCGGCCGGGCACGAACGGCAAGGGGGGCTTCACCTGATACTTGCCCTCGAGCATCAGCAGATCGAGGAAATTGAGGGCGCCCGCCCCGGTGCGGATCAGCACCTCGCCGGCGCCGGGCGCGGGCACGGGGACCCGCGTCACCCGCACCGCGGCCGCCCCACCGTAGCCGGTCACGAGAAGAGCCTGCATCAAAGTCGCCATCACCGCCGTCCCTCCTCGTGCGCCTCGAAGCGCGGGGCGCGCCTGTCCCGGAAGGGCGCCGCACCCTTCCGGACTTCGGCGCGGCCATCCGCCGGCCTGCATGCCCCCAGCTCGCCATGAGCACCGCCTCGCGCAGGGTCCGAAACGGCGCCGCGCACAGTTGCTCCTCGATTACGCGCCGCCGATGGCGCCGCGCCCGATCCAATCGGCGACGGCGTCGGCGATGCGCCATCCGGCGAGGGCCTCCGCCGGCGGCGTGTCGGCGGCCGCCTTCGGGGCCACGGGATCGGCGGGTGGCGTGCGGCTGAAGCGCGGCGCGGGCGCAGGCTGGGTGACGCCGTCGATCTCGACGAAGACGCGGCGCGCCTGCATGTGCGGATGGCCGGGCGCTTCCGCCACGTTGAGCACCGGCGCGAAGCACGCGTCCGTACCTTCGAGGAGCGCGCACCATTCCGCGCGCGTGCGCTCCAGGAAGCGCTCCGCGAAGAGGCGGCGCATGTGGGGCCATTGCGCGCGGTCGTTCTGCGGCGGGAAGGCCGCGGCCTTGAAACCAAGCGTCTCGACCAGCTGCGCGAAGAAACGCTCCTCGATGGGGGCGATGGAGATGTAGTGGCCGTCGGAGCAGACGTAGGAATCGTAGTACGGCGCGCCGGAATCGGAGAAGTTCGTCCCCCGCTCCAAAGACATGATGCCTGCCGCGTGCATGCCGAAGAAGTTCGTCATCAGGTGGGCGGCGCAGTCGGAGATGGCGGCGTCCACCACCTGCCCGGCACCGGAGCGGCCCGCCTCGACGATGGCCGCGAGCACGCCGCAGGCGAGATAGAGCGCGCCGCCGCCGAGGTCGCCGGCGAGGGTGAGCGGCGGGGTCGGCGGTGCCCCCTTGCGGCCGATGGCGGCGAGCGCGCCGGTGAGCGCGATGTAGTTGAGGTCGTGCCCCGCGGCCTGCGCCAGCGGGCCGGCCTGGCCCCACCCGGTCATGCGGCCGTAGACCAGCTTCGGGTTCCGCGCGAGGCAGGCGTTCGGGCCAAGGCCCAGGCGCTCGGTCACGCCCGGGCGGAAGCCCTCGATGAGGGCATCCGCCTCCTCGACGAGCGCAAGCACGAAGTCGATGCCGGACTTATCCTTGAGGTCCACCGCGATCTGCGGACGGCCCCGCAGCAGCAGATTGTACTTCAGCGGCCGCTCGATCCCGAGCTTCACCGGCGTCCGACGCTCGACCCGCAGCACCGCCGCGCCGAGGTCGGCCAGCAGCATGGCGCACATAGGCCCGGGCCCGATCCCGCCAGTTCCACCACCTTGATGCCCTTAAGGGGTCCCATCCTTGTCTCCCGATGATGCCGTCCCACAAGACGCGCGAGAGCCTGCGCCGGGCGCAGGCGGGAAACGCCGCGCCGTTCCCGCGCGCGGGCATGAGCACGACCTGCGGCTCGAATGCTCCGATGGAGCATGCCTCCTCTCGCGTCCCACGTCCGTGGGACGCGGCGTACGATAGGTCGGCACGCCGCCACTCGACAGGGGGAGCCGGCGTGCCAACACAGACCCGCACATACGTGTTTTACGCGCCGCGCGCCGCACCTCTCCCTTGGCGAAGCCGGCTCGGGCCGTCACCTTCCGGCGCATCGCCCCATGCGCGGGAACGGTGCCTTGAGCGCGGTCGCAGGGGCCACCGACCGCGAGGCTCGGGCGTCGGACAGCACGCGGGCGCCGCAGCGCCCGCGACCGGACAAGAGGGAGAAGCAGATGCGAGGTCTGAAGGATCGGCGCGTGATTCTGACCGGAGGGGCGAGCGGCATCGGTCGCGCTACCGCGCTGCGCCTGGTCGAGGAGGGATGCGTCGTCGGCATCCTGGACCGCGATCTCGCGGGGGCACAGGAGACGGTCCGCCTCGCGGCGGGCCCGGGCAAGGCCCATGCCTATGCCTGCGACATCGCGGATCGCGCCGCAGTCGCCGCCGCGGTGGACGCGTTCGAGGCCGAGGCGGGTCCCGTGGAACTGCTCGCCAACGTCGCGGGCTGGGACCAGCCCATCCCCTTCGTCGACACCGACAGGGCGTTCTGGGACAAGGTGATCGCCATCAACCTCTACGGCCCCCTCAACCTGCACCACGTTGTGGTGCCGCGCATGGCCGCGCGCGGCTTCGGCCGCGTCGTCAACGTGGCCTCCGACGCGGGGCGCGTGGGCTCGTCCGGCGAGGCGGTCTATTCGGCCTGCAAGGGCGGCATCGCCTCCTTCACCAAGACCGTGGCGCGGGAGATGGCGCGCAAGAACGTGACGCTGAACGTGGTCTGCCCCGGCCCCACCGACACGCCCCTGTTCGACGCCTTCACCAGGAGCTCGCCCACGGGCGGCAAGATCGCGGAAGGCCTCGCGCGCGCCATTCCCCTCGGCCGGCTCGGCAGGCCCGACGACTATCCCGGCATGATCGTCTTCCTGCTCTCGGACGACGCCGCCTTCATCACGGGCCAGACCATCAGCGTCTCCGGCGGCCTGACGATGCACGGGTGAGGAGGCTGGGATGAGCGGAACCAACATGCTCGCCGGCAAGGTCGCCATCGTCACCGGCGGTGGACGCGGCATCGGCCGGGCGATCGCCCTCGGCATGGCCGCCGAGGGGGCGGCCGTGATGGTGGTGGACATCGGCGCAAGCCTTGCGGGCGGCGGCGAGGACGCGGGCCCCGCCCAAGAGGTGGTCGCCGAGATCGAAGCGATGGGCGGCGCAGCGCTCGCGAGCACGCTCTCCATTGTGGAGCCGGCCAACGGCGAGCGCATCGTCGCCGCGGCGGTGGCGCGCTTCGGGCGCCTCGACGCGGTGGTGAATAATGCCGGCATCCTGCGCGACACCATGTTCCACAAGATGAGCTTCGTGGACTGGAGCGACGTGCTGCAGGTCCATCTCACGGGCAGCTTCCTGCTCAGCCGAGCGGCGGCCGCGCAGTTCCGCGAGCAGAACGCCGGCGCCTACGTCCACATGACCTCCACGTCGGGGCTGATCGGCAATTTCGGCCAGGCCAACTACTCTTACTGCGTCATAAGTTGCGAGGCTGACGCGGACTGTCCATGGCTCTTGTGCAGCACGGACATCGTTGCAGACGGTTGGCCAGGGCCACAGTCAGGGGTCGCCTGATGGTCGGGATTGAGGTCGGGACGTGCCGCTCTGGTCGGATCGGAGGATCCGCGGGATCGATAACGGTCGGGAAGACCAGGTGTTTGGCGGCCCTGGGCGAGAGCTGGAGTTGAGGGGGGAATCGTCTCCCTCAGAGAGACCAAGAAGCCATAGGCGGCGATGCAGAGACTGGCGTGGTGGTGGAAGCCCCGCCACCCTCGGCCTTCGTAGTGGCCCAGTCCCAGCTCCTGCTTGAGCTCCTGATAGTCTCGCTCGATCCGCCAACGCAGCTTGGCGGTGTTGACCAGCTGGGTGATCGTAGCGTCAGCCGGCAAGGTGGAGAGCCAATACTTGCTCGGCTCGACCTCACCTTCAGGCCACTCGATCAGGAGCCACTCTTCGGCGTGAGCCTCGGGCCGATTGTAGTCCCTGGATGCCGGCCGCAAGCGCACGGCGGCGAAGCGGGAATTGAGCTCGGTGTTGGTTCCTTCACGCCAGGCGATCGTGCGCCAGGTCTCGGCGTCGAACTCCTCGGCCAGGGCCTTGGCCGAGATCGGCTTGTGTTTGTCGGTTCGGCCGACC
This window contains:
- a CDS encoding NADPH:quinone oxidoreductase family protein produces the protein MATLMQALLVTGYGGAAAVRVTRVPVPAPGAGEVLIRTGAGALNFLDLLMLEGKYQVKPPLPFVPGRDLAGEIVALGSGVEGLSVGQRVAAQPPFGAFAEYAVAPDHACQPLPDTVDDVAGAASGIVLATVVGALRLRGRLGPGEWVLVTGAAGGVGTAAIQLARHLGAHVVALVSSAAKAEAVRRLGAEVVLRSDLLPAGTTALRDALKAEDIGGVDVVVDMVGGPDVDGLLRCLRPGGRFVIVGFASGQIPQIPANYLLLKDIEVHGSSLDRLFRTRDPRLREGMRAAFELLGAGRMTAAVDAVMPFRDFAEASRRLVRREVVGKIVFQGF
- a CDS encoding MFS transporter — its product is MRAQGVTPPGGGALFPLAVTITIQALVSLASLAAPVMAPAAARTTGLAAEMVGLFVGIAYATASLSSLVSGDMVRRWGAIRMSQVSLLLCALGLSAAATGTPAMILLAAVLIGLGYGPVTPASSHILVRTTPRHRMGLTFSLKQTGVPLGGMLAGLFLPPLIGGLGWQMAALVVAGLCVVATIVTQSIRARLDDDRDPARAISAKAPLRALQLVLTTPAIRDMGVCSFFFGAMQLCLTTFLVIYLTTAQGMGLALAGTILAVAQVAGVAGRIGWGWLSDRFIPPRRLLGLLGLAMGAAGMTFAAAGTTWPVAAFMLLAAIFGASAIGWNGVFLAEVANLAPAGQAATVSGASLFITYAGVVVGPPAFAQVVARTDSFSVAYLAIGSVMVLVGLFLILTRSGPSRRPQPI
- a CDS encoding class I SAM-dependent methyltransferase produces the protein MTHPERITDELELIKRHVPVQGGHLLDLGCGSGDMTRRLVTEGGAASALGLDIEAAVPVQAAPVAGVAFRAGRAEALDLADASCDGVLMLKSLHHVPVDHMDEALAEVARVLRPGGALYVSEPVARGPFDEIMRNFHDEAQVRAAAQDALRRVGALRVMEDFIFLSPIAFPDFASFERRMMTLPTLVQPITPQMRQATEDAYRERAAADGSFSVEREFSVKVMRRP
- a CDS encoding GntR family transcriptional regulator, with protein sequence MTQSSPQPLGAGQPRYHALAQTLIDDITSGRYAVGSLLPTEHELCAQFGVSRHTVREAIRRLADLGLVTRQPGVGTRVRAMKSASRYVHSSTGSGDLFQYVRDVKLVVAQQIEVIADEDLAELLECQPGQAWLKVAGERRVAGEDQPIALSEVFIMWPYRDVLKGVNAPDLPLYAMIEQRYGVVVTEVRQQISAVAIDEESARVLGVEPGTAGLRVIRKYLNAAGNIMEVAVNLHPGDRFSHSMTLRLESDQAPGRGA
- a CDS encoding HpcH/HpaI aldolase/citrate lyase family protein, whose product is MTHRTYLFVPGDRPERFDKAVAAGADVPVLDLEDAVLPDAKGRARSAIRDWLAAGGRAAVRINGIGTHWHEEDVALLATPGVTHVMLPKAEDAAALAAFAARLPQGLPIVPLIESAVGLCEARALAAVKGVRQLAFGSVDFQLDTGIEDDIISLLYARSCLVIASAAASIAPPVDGVTVALDDEERLLADVRAARGLGFAGKLCIHPKQVAAVHRGFAPDAAQLAKASAIVAAADSAGNGAVRLNGQLIDRPVVERARRLLAQAF
- a CDS encoding IclR family transcriptional regulator, giving the protein MKSAVRTLEILEFFDEVRRPANVVTVSDALGYPQSSTAALLRSMVTMGYLQYDARARTYMPTDRVSLLGSWICPPLFEDGALLRMVRAIQSRTGQLVLIGARNGDFAQYVHVLKQPQAVAHHIQTGMKRPITTSGVGHALLSALPDHDVRRLVHRMNAYAGAPQDKVDIAELLAQLARVRRRGYAFSKHRVVENYGMIAVKLPSEFTSRLLVIGIGGCVDALQAREGELVTVAREEMAHYLAGKRPGDEGGFRLRLVSDQPAAVRPRAEQETV
- a CDS encoding CaiB/BaiF CoA transferase family protein gives rise to the protein MSLPLEGVRIVAVEQYGAGPFGTQHLADLGAEVIKIENPLEGGDVGRMVGPYFFEPGDSHFFQSFNRNKKSVTLDLKSPEGQEMFKALVATADAVFDNLRGDLPEKLGVTYDALSSVNPAIVCCHLSAYGREGSRKAWPGYDYLMQAEAGYCSLTGEPDGPPARFGVSIIDMMTGTTAAMALLAALVSARATGKGRDIDTSLFDVAIHNVNYLGTWYLNEGVKTGRLPRGAHPSLTPSQMYRTKDGWLFIMCNKEKFWPILVRLIERPEWASDPRYSSFKARLANRDALTADLDAALSTRTTAEWIALFAGKVPAAPVYDVAQAMDSDYVQEQGLIADVPHPARGTIKTLACPVRCPGEDLPLRPAPRLGAHNEEILGPLDTAKARPRQPVYGDAS
- a CDS encoding ISAs1 family transposase, giving the protein MDLAADGDEAVAETVVFLSYFEGLPDPRQPGKVMYPLAEVLLLCLLAVLAGAETITDIARFGEKKLDLLRRFRPFAAGTPAHDHLGDILATLDAEAVQRCFVAWVAAMIGVPVGVVAIDGKTSRRSKDAKEAIHMVSAFAARQRLVLGQVRVSDKANEIVAIPKLLDMLAIEGAVVTLDAMGCQRAIAQKILDKKADYILALKGNQGSLRQDVELFANEQKANDFKDAAISRHESIDGDHGRIETRAVTVIHDIGWLQERHQWPGLASLVIVESTRETGDKIERESRFYITSLTLMAVHIGTFVRDHWAVENSLHWVLDMVFRDDECRLRTDHAPANFTTLKHMALNLIRRARSKDSIRLRRKVAAWDDEFLISLIAA